Proteins from a genomic interval of Paenibacillus sp. FSL H8-0048:
- a CDS encoding copper amine oxidase N-terminal domain-containing protein, which yields MKKITIWFTALLLLISLMPVSAHAAQSVRVVVDGSKISFPDAQPFLDKQNRVQVPVRFVSEALGAKVGWDPASKTVTVELNGKKLVLVIGNRQFTLDGAKKTMDTAALMKNGRTFVPLKFVSAGLGVGVNWDQTVSTAYISTDGKTPVISSAPVKGTPKTSNGFTYYTDTGSMLLVSPSEENPPKGEAVLAILVDFEIKGADYDMQMKEAEAIMRQKIEPATVDAMLAYVAPKKTVEYNLPFKTFEDAKYKINVSSTAFNSLTFTIYRK from the coding sequence ATGAAAAAAATAACCATCTGGTTTACCGCCCTTTTACTGCTAATCTCGCTAATGCCTGTATCGGCACATGCCGCCCAATCAGTCCGTGTAGTGGTGGACGGCTCCAAAATCAGCTTCCCGGATGCCCAGCCTTTTCTCGACAAGCAGAACCGGGTGCAGGTGCCGGTCCGCTTCGTGAGTGAAGCGCTCGGGGCGAAGGTGGGCTGGGACCCGGCTTCCAAGACCGTTACGGTGGAACTGAACGGCAAGAAGCTGGTGCTGGTCATCGGGAACCGGCAATTTACGCTGGATGGCGCCAAGAAAACGATGGATACCGCAGCCCTGATGAAGAATGGCAGAACGTTCGTGCCGCTGAAGTTCGTCAGCGCAGGGCTGGGCGTAGGCGTGAACTGGGATCAGACTGTCAGTACCGCTTATATTTCCACGGATGGCAAGACGCCTGTGATCAGCTCCGCACCCGTTAAGGGCACTCCTAAGACATCCAACGGATTCACTTATTATACGGATACAGGCTCTATGCTGCTGGTCTCACCCTCTGAAGAGAATCCTCCCAAGGGCGAGGCCGTGCTTGCCATTCTGGTCGATTTCGAGATCAAGGGTGCTGATTACGACATGCAGATGAAGGAAGCGGAAGCGATTATGCGGCAAAAGATCGAGCCGGCTACCGTGGATGCCATGCTGGCTTATGTCGCTCCCAAGAAGACAGTAGAGTATAATCTGCCGTTCAAAACCTTTGAAGATGCAAAATATAAAATCAATGTGTCTTCTACTGCATTCAATTCGCTGACCTTTACTATATACAGAAAATAG